The DNA sequence ACCAAATAATGCTGATGATAATGGATGGTGACCGACTATGAGAGGCCTCTGGGTAAAAGACTTGCTGCTGTTGCAGAAACAGCTGAAAACGTTCCTGATGTTCGTACTGATCGCCGCGTTCAACGCCTATACGATCAAATCCGTGCCGGTGATATTTATTATGATGGCGTTCTTCTTCGTCACGACCTCGGCTTCGACGATCTTCTATGATCAGGAAAATCACGGCTTCCTCTATCTGTTCACCTTGCCGACGCGCAAAAAGGATTACGTGATCCAAAAACTGCTGTTGGTCTTGGTGTCTTCGCTGGTTGCGGTGGGGCTGTCGTTCGTCTTGATTTTCCTGATGATGCAATTCGATCCTGAACTGCAGACGAGCGGGCAAGACTTGCTGTATAGCGCACTCTATAGTTTCTTTTTCGGGTGTTTCTACGGTTCCATCATCACGCCGCTTTACCTGCGCTACGGAACCGAAAAAGCCCGAGTGTTCATTTTCGCAATCATGGGGACCCTGGCAATCGGCATCATCCTGATCGAAAAGACGGGTGTGATCGATGGGATAGCGGGCTCCGACTTTATGGCCAGCGTGGCAAACCTCAATTCGCTGCAGATAACAGGACTGACCCTCGCGCTAACCAGCGCAATGCTGGTTGTTTCAACAATTGTGAGTAGACGGTTTATCGATAAGTCAGTTGCATTTTAATATAGAAGAAGCTCCCCGGCGAAATGCGCCGGGGAGCTTCTTCGTATTACTGGAGGTGGTCTCCTCCGACCAGGCGGGTGTTCGCCGGAGGACAGGCTTGCGCCGGGTAGCTCAACTCCGACGAGCGAATGCTGGCCGGAGGTGGATGTGTTGCGGGCGGCCGAACTCCGGCGAAGCCGCGGTGGTCGGAGGTAATGATCTTTTCGGATGTTCTCCTACGGCGAGGAAGCCCCTGCCCGGAGGAAAATGTCAACTCCGGGGAGCGAATGTTGGCCGGAGGAGGGCTTTTTTTCGGCAGCCCAACTCCGGCGAAGCCGCAGTGGTCGGAGGTAATCATCTTTTTGGATGTTCTCCTCCGGCGGGGAAGTCCCTGCTCGGAGGAAAATGTCAGCTCCGACGAGGCGGGTGCTCGCCGGAGGACAGGTTTGCGCCGGGTAGCTCAACTACGACAAGCGAATGCTGGCCGGAGGAAGGCTTTTTTTCGGCAGCCCAACTCCGGCGAAGCCGCAGTGGTCGGAGGTAATCATCTTTTTGGATGTTCTCCTCCGGCGGGGAAGTCCCTGCCCGGAGGAAAATATCAGCTCCGATGAGAAGGGTGCTCATCGGAGGAGTGGTTCGTGCCTGCGAACTCAACTCCGGGGAGCGAATGTTGGCCGGAGGAGGGCTTTTTTTCGGCAGCCCAACTTCGGCGAAGCCGCGGTGATCGGAGGTGATCATCTTTTTGGATGTTCTCCTCCGGCGGGGAAGCCCCTGCCCGGAGGAGAATATCAGCTCTGACGAGAAGGGTGCTCATCGAAGAATAGTCCTGTTTAACCGGACTATAGGTTCACGGCGGAGGAATCCTCTGGAATATGAAAAAAACAGGGAAGTCAATATAGTGGGTTAAAATATCACTCGTACATTTGTTCTGAATACAATATTGTATTTTTTTGATATGTAATAGTTTTCATTAGTTTGTGATGATATGTGTACTGAATACATTGGGTTATAATGAACCGGATAATGCTGATTTCGGATCAGGTATGATTTCAGGGTGCTCTTGTTTTTTTCCTGCTAAGTATATGGTTAGGGGAGCAAGCGGCTCAAGCATCTTTTTGCCAGGAATAGTGAGTCTGCCCAGTTTAACCTGATCGTCAGCCGATTGTTGGCAGTCAATTTGTACGTGTTTAAGTATGGATTCTAAACTAACGAAATAACTTGAAAGGACTTATTATGGAAAATATAGTGATTGTGATTCCTTCATTGGAACCGGACACAAAATTGCTGGATCTGCTTTCTTCCATCCGGAAACGTGGACATAATTGGCCAATTGTTATAGTGGATGATGGAAGCGGCGACGGATATCAAGCCTTATTTGAGGCAGCTGAAAAGGAGTACGATTGTGAGGTGCTCCGCCATGAGATGAACAAAGGCAAAGGGGCTGCAATAAAAACTGCTATCCGTCATATCTTGTCCGAAAGTAAAAAGGCAGAGTACATTGTGACCATCGATTCGGATGGGCAGCACACACCGGATGATATGATCAAGTGCATCCAGGCAGCGGAAGTCCACGAAAATGCTCTGGTTCTTGGGGTCAGGGACTTCAGTCAGAATATCCCATTGCGCAGCAAATTCGGGAATCTCTTGACACGTAAAGTGATGCGGCTGATGA is a window from the uncultured Trichococcus sp. genome containing:
- a CDS encoding ABC-2 transporter permease, yielding MRGLWVKDLLLLQKQLKTFLMFVLIAAFNAYTIKSVPVIFIMMAFFFVTTSASTIFYDQENHGFLYLFTLPTRKKDYVIQKLLLVLVSSLVAVGLSFVLIFLMMQFDPELQTSGQDLLYSALYSFFFGCFYGSIITPLYLRYGTEKARVFIFAIMGTLAIGIILIEKTGVIDGIAGSDFMASVANLNSLQITGLTLALTSAMLVVSTIVSRRFIDKSVAF